A stretch of Henckelia pumila isolate YLH828 chromosome 4, ASM3356847v2, whole genome shotgun sequence DNA encodes these proteins:
- the LOC140894313 gene encoding two-component response regulator ORR26-like isoform X2: MSSAEMASSNISYTCGIHVLLVDHDGPHNTANLLHLCHYKVTFVELASAAISILSSGKVKFDIVMANINSPDLNGFKLLQLAVNMGLPVIVMSYDDDTMVAMRALESGALLSIKKPATMEVLRSLWQHVLREKARFMKQFEEITTDKKKSKLGSRRECIDWTPQLHSKFMNAVRVLGEGRCFPKEILNLMNVDGLTRLQVASHLQKCRNVNWRVQEKRTHRLSQHEDGSLFNPRKFGSMPRLGIRDEYDVPVQEDGEKAGTENINNECGNMHGISPILSSNDNCDQYYDQQHHESLLPSSNPSDQDYYNLLDMNGFNHNINSGLHIRTINHLGPNFPE; encoded by the exons ATGAGCAGCGCTGAAATGGCTTCTTCTAATATTTCATACACATGCGGGATTCATGTTTTGCTTGTGGATCACGATGGTCCACATAACACAGCAAATTTGCTACATCTCTGCCATTACAAAG TGACGTTTGTGGAACTTGCTTCCGCTGCTATATCAATCCTGTCGAGCGGAAAGGTGAAATTTGACATTGTGATGGCGAACATCAATTCTCCTGATCTTAATGGATTCAAGCTTCTCCAACTTGCTGTCAACATGGGTTTACCAGTAATTG TGATGTCGTATGATGATGATACAATGGTGGCGATGAGAGCTCTGGAAAGTGGTGCACTCCTTTCTATCAAGAAGCCTGCCACTATGGAGGTACTCAGGTCCCTCTGGCAGCATGTTTTGAGGGAGAAAGCTCGTTTCATGAAACAATTCGAAGAAATAACAACCGACAAAAAAAAATCCAAGCTGGGATCACGAAGGGAATGCATTGACTGGACTCCCCAACTTCACTCAAAGTTCATGAATGCTGTTCGAGTTCTTGGAGAaggaa GGTGCTTCCCAAAAGAGATCCTAAACCTGATGAATGTGGATGGTCTCACGAGGTTGCAAGTAGCTAGCCATCTCCAA aaatgtcGTAACGTTAATTGGCGAGTTCAAGAGAAAAGGACTCACCGATTAAGTCAACATGAAGACGGGTCCCTATTCAATCCAAGAAAGTTTGGGTCAATGCCTCGACTGGGAATTAGGGACGAGTATGATGTTCCAGTCCAAGAGGATGGAGAGAAAGCGGGAACAGAAAATATCAATAATGAATGTGGAAACATGCATGGAATTTCACCAATATTATCATCCAATGATAATTGTGATCAGTATTATGATCAGCAACATCATGAATCTTTGCTGCCCTCCTCCAACCCATCTGATCAGGATTATTATAATTTGCTTGATATGAATGGATTCAACCACAACATTAATTCAGGCCTACATATCCGAACCATCAATCATCTTGGTCCAAACTTCCCTGAGTGA
- the LOC140894313 gene encoding two-component response regulator ORR26-like isoform X1 — MWDLNGIEGGMSSAEMASSNISYTCGIHVLLVDHDGPHNTANLLHLCHYKVTFVELASAAISILSSGKVKFDIVMANINSPDLNGFKLLQLAVNMGLPVIVMSYDDDTMVAMRALESGALLSIKKPATMEVLRSLWQHVLREKARFMKQFEEITTDKKKSKLGSRRECIDWTPQLHSKFMNAVRVLGEGRCFPKEILNLMNVDGLTRLQVASHLQKCRNVNWRVQEKRTHRLSQHEDGSLFNPRKFGSMPRLGIRDEYDVPVQEDGEKAGTENINNECGNMHGISPILSSNDNCDQYYDQQHHESLLPSSNPSDQDYYNLLDMNGFNHNINSGLHIRTINHLGPNFPE, encoded by the exons ATGTGGGATTTAAATGGGATTGAAGGCGGCATGAGCAGCGCTGAAATGGCTTCTTCTAATATTTCATACACATGCGGGATTCATGTTTTGCTTGTGGATCACGATGGTCCACATAACACAGCAAATTTGCTACATCTCTGCCATTACAAAG TGACGTTTGTGGAACTTGCTTCCGCTGCTATATCAATCCTGTCGAGCGGAAAGGTGAAATTTGACATTGTGATGGCGAACATCAATTCTCCTGATCTTAATGGATTCAAGCTTCTCCAACTTGCTGTCAACATGGGTTTACCAGTAATTG TGATGTCGTATGATGATGATACAATGGTGGCGATGAGAGCTCTGGAAAGTGGTGCACTCCTTTCTATCAAGAAGCCTGCCACTATGGAGGTACTCAGGTCCCTCTGGCAGCATGTTTTGAGGGAGAAAGCTCGTTTCATGAAACAATTCGAAGAAATAACAACCGACAAAAAAAAATCCAAGCTGGGATCACGAAGGGAATGCATTGACTGGACTCCCCAACTTCACTCAAAGTTCATGAATGCTGTTCGAGTTCTTGGAGAaggaa GGTGCTTCCCAAAAGAGATCCTAAACCTGATGAATGTGGATGGTCTCACGAGGTTGCAAGTAGCTAGCCATCTCCAA aaatgtcGTAACGTTAATTGGCGAGTTCAAGAGAAAAGGACTCACCGATTAAGTCAACATGAAGACGGGTCCCTATTCAATCCAAGAAAGTTTGGGTCAATGCCTCGACTGGGAATTAGGGACGAGTATGATGTTCCAGTCCAAGAGGATGGAGAGAAAGCGGGAACAGAAAATATCAATAATGAATGTGGAAACATGCATGGAATTTCACCAATATTATCATCCAATGATAATTGTGATCAGTATTATGATCAGCAACATCATGAATCTTTGCTGCCCTCCTCCAACCCATCTGATCAGGATTATTATAATTTGCTTGATATGAATGGATTCAACCACAACATTAATTCAGGCCTACATATCCGAACCATCAATCATCTTGGTCCAAACTTCCCTGAGTGA